From the Euphorbia lathyris chromosome 6, ddEupLath1.1, whole genome shotgun sequence genome, one window contains:
- the LOC136232772 gene encoding general transcription factor IIH subunit 2, which yields MSTSAKRRLNGEAEEEEEEEDEDEFDGDGLEAWERTYADERSWEDLQEDESGLLRPIDNTAIYHAQYRRRLRSLASTATAVRIQKGLIRFVYIVVDLSRAASEMDMRPSRMAVIAKLVEGFIREFFDQNPLSQIGLVTIKDGIAHSLTELGGSPESHIKALMGKLGCSGDSSLQNGLELVHGYLDQIPSYGHREVLILYSALSTCDPGDILDTIEKCKKSKIRCSVIGLSAEMFICKHLCQETGGSYSVAMDEAHLKELIMEHAPPPPAIAEYAIANLIKMGFPQRVAEGSISICSCHKEVKVSEGYICPRCKARVCDLPTECRICGLTLVSSPHLARSYHHLFPITPFDEVSLRVSELHHRPSKNCFGCQQSLISPGNKGNVSVCCPKCKQYFCLDCDIYIHESLHNCPGCESFRHS from the exons ATGAGCACAAGTGCGAAAAGACGGTTGAATGgagaagcagaagaagaagaagaagaagaggatgaGGATGAATTTGATGGCGATGGACTTGAAGCATGGGAGAGAACTTATGCTGATGAAAGATCATGGGAGGATCTACAAGAAGATGAATCTGGACTTCTTCGTCCTATTGATAATACAGCTATTTACCACGCTCAGTACCGTCGCCGCCTTCGTTCCCTTGCTTCTACTGCAACTGCTGTTCGCATCCAGAAAGGCCTCATTCGTTTTGTTTACATTGTTGTTGACCTATCTAGG GCAGCAAGCGAGATGGATATGCGACCAAGTCGAATGGCAGTGATTGCAAAGCTTGTTGAGGGTTTTATTAGGGAGTTTTTTGACCAGAATCCACTTAGTCAGATTGGTTTAGTGACTATAAAAGATGGAATTGCTCATTCATTGACAGAGCTTGGTGGTAGTCCAGAGTCCCATATTAAGGCTTTGATGGGCAAATTGGGATGTTCTGGTGATTCCTCACTACAGAATGGTTTAGAGCTCGTCCATGGCTATCTTGATCAAATCCCCTCATATGGTCATCGTGAAGTTCTTATCTTATATTCAGCTCTTAGTACTTGTGATCCGGGAGATATATTGGACACTATCGAGAAATGCAAGAAATCTAAAATAAGATGTTCTGTAATTGGTCTCTCAGCTGAAATGTTTATATGCAAACATCTTTGTCAAGAAACTGGTGGATCGTATTCTGTTGCCATGGATGAG GCTCACCTTAAAGAGTTAATAATGGAGCATGCACCGCCGCCTCCAGCAATAGCAGAATATGCAATTGCTAATTTGATAAAGATGGGTTTTCCACAAAGAGTAGCAGAAGGTTCCATTTCAATTTGTTCTTGTCACAAGGAAGTTAAAGTTAGTGAAGGATACATATGTCCTAGATGCAAGGCACGTGTCTGTGATCTTCCTACTGAATGCCGTATTTGTGGTTTGACACTTGTTTCTTCGCCTCATTTGGCCAGGTCATATCATCATCTCTTCCCTATTACACCATTTGATGAGGTCTCGCTACGTGTTAGTGAATTACATCATAGACCATCAAAAAATTGTTTCGGCTGCCAACAGAGCCTAATCAGCCCTG GAAACAAAGGCAACGTTAGTGTTTGTTGCCCAAAATGTAAACAATACTTCTGCCTTGATTGTGATATTTATATTCACGAGAGCTTGCATAACTGCCCAGGCTGTGAGAGTTTCAGGCATTCATAG